One Nocardioidaceae bacterium SCSIO 66511 genomic window carries:
- a CDS encoding molybdopterin-dependent oxidoreductase, translating into MAKVEPGRLPGERSHEHLRNFPPVESWDHHVEYDARAHPKKVPHEYMLIPTTCFNCESACGLLAYVDKEDLSVKKLEGNPAHPGSRGRNCAKGPATINQLNDPERILHPLRRKGERGDGEWEQCSWDDALDDIAARIRQAIIDDRRDEVIYHVGRPGEDGFAERFLLAWGVDGHNSHTNICSSGARLGYTLWGGYDRPSPDHANAKVILLLSSHLEAGHYFNPHAQRIMEAKHSGNAKVVVLDPRMSNTASHADLWLAPWPGSEAAILLSIAAHLLQTGNIDREYLHRWTNWKTYLNRLHPNDPEDFDTFIDRLTEDYAGYTFEFAAQEARVPEAKIAELAEIVSGAGSALSAHIWRAAAAGNLGGWQVARSLFFLNVLTGSVGTVGGTSPNGWDKFIPHGPDMPQGHDVWNEKIWPPQYPLACNEMSILLPHLLQDGRGKIDTYFSRVYNPVWTNPDGFSWIDALKDTDKFGLHVALTPTWSETATFADYVLPMGHSTERHDTHSYETHAGKWLGFRQPVRRVAMDKLGREYTDTRDSNPGEVWEENEFWFDLSWRIDPDGSLGIRRYFESPYRPGEKVTVEEYYRWIFENRVPGLPEKAAAQDLTPIEYMRRYGVVEVAKDTYRQDERVLTEAELEGTSVGADGVVRKPVDDESTPPLVGEAGAVGVELDDGSKVAGWLTSSRKLELYSDAVADFGWPEQATPGYIESHISHHRLDEDAGDLVLVPTFRLPTLVHTRSGNAKYLNEISNTHPLWVNGRDAERLDVRTGDLARVSTRIGYFVVRVWVTEGIRPGVVALSHHMGRWRLHESDGSRWVTGHVDLQRSDEGVWKLRQKTGVRPFASKDADSERVHWEDAGVHQNLTFPVQPDPLSGMHCWLQQVRVTPAEAGDAYGDIEVDVRKSQEVFREWLAMTRPGPNADGMRRPEFMMRPVSPRRGTFRVSEQ; encoded by the coding sequence ATGGCCAAGGTCGAACCGGGTCGGCTGCCCGGCGAGCGCTCGCATGAGCACCTTCGCAACTTCCCGCCGGTCGAGTCCTGGGACCACCACGTCGAGTACGACGCTCGCGCGCATCCGAAGAAGGTGCCGCACGAGTACATGCTGATCCCGACGACCTGCTTCAACTGCGAGTCTGCATGCGGGCTCCTCGCGTACGTCGACAAGGAAGACCTGTCGGTCAAGAAGCTCGAAGGAAACCCTGCGCACCCCGGCTCGCGCGGCCGCAACTGCGCGAAGGGCCCGGCGACGATCAATCAGCTGAACGATCCCGAGCGGATCCTGCATCCCCTTCGCCGCAAGGGAGAACGCGGTGACGGCGAGTGGGAACAGTGCAGCTGGGACGACGCGCTCGACGACATCGCGGCGCGCATCCGCCAGGCGATCATCGACGATCGGCGCGACGAGGTCATCTACCACGTCGGCCGGCCGGGCGAAGACGGGTTCGCCGAGCGCTTCCTGCTCGCCTGGGGCGTGGACGGGCACAACAGCCACACGAACATCTGCTCCTCGGGCGCCCGCCTCGGCTACACCCTGTGGGGTGGGTACGACCGGCCGTCGCCGGACCACGCGAACGCAAAGGTGATCCTGCTGCTGTCCAGCCATCTGGAGGCCGGGCACTACTTCAACCCCCATGCGCAGCGCATCATGGAGGCCAAGCACAGCGGCAATGCGAAGGTCGTCGTACTCGACCCGCGGATGTCCAACACCGCATCGCATGCAGACTTGTGGCTGGCGCCGTGGCCCGGCAGCGAAGCGGCCATCCTGCTGTCGATCGCCGCGCATCTGTTGCAGACCGGCAACATCGACCGCGAATACCTACATCGCTGGACCAACTGGAAGACCTACCTCAACCGCCTTCACCCCAACGATCCTGAAGACTTCGACACCTTCATCGACCGGCTCACCGAGGACTACGCGGGCTACACCTTCGAGTTCGCCGCGCAGGAAGCGCGCGTACCCGAGGCGAAGATCGCGGAGCTCGCCGAGATCGTGTCCGGTGCGGGCAGCGCACTGTCGGCGCACATCTGGCGGGCCGCCGCGGCCGGCAACCTCGGCGGCTGGCAGGTCGCCCGGTCGCTGTTCTTCCTGAACGTGCTGACGGGAAGTGTCGGCACGGTCGGGGGCACCAGCCCGAACGGTTGGGACAAGTTCATCCCGCACGGGCCGGACATGCCACAGGGTCACGACGTCTGGAACGAGAAGATCTGGCCGCCCCAGTATCCCCTTGCGTGCAACGAGATGTCGATCCTGCTCCCGCATCTACTTCAAGACGGTCGCGGCAAGATCGACACGTATTTCAGCCGCGTCTACAACCCGGTCTGGACCAACCCGGACGGGTTCAGCTGGATCGATGCGCTCAAGGACACAGACAAGTTCGGCCTGCATGTCGCCCTGACGCCCACGTGGTCGGAGACCGCGACGTTCGCCGACTACGTACTGCCGATGGGTCACTCGACCGAGCGCCACGACACCCACTCGTACGAGACGCACGCCGGCAAATGGCTCGGGTTCAGGCAGCCGGTACGCCGCGTGGCGATGGACAAGCTCGGACGCGAGTACACCGATACGCGAGACTCCAACCCCGGCGAGGTTTGGGAGGAGAACGAGTTCTGGTTCGACCTGTCGTGGCGGATCGACCCCGACGGTTCGCTCGGCATCCGGCGCTACTTCGAGTCGCCGTACCGGCCCGGCGAGAAGGTGACCGTCGAGGAGTACTACCGCTGGATCTTCGAGAACCGCGTGCCTGGCCTACCCGAGAAGGCTGCCGCGCAGGACCTGACGCCGATCGAGTACATGCGGCGGTACGGAGTCGTCGAGGTGGCCAAGGACACCTACCGGCAGGACGAACGGGTGCTGACCGAAGCCGAGCTCGAAGGCACGTCGGTCGGTGCTGACGGGGTAGTACGCAAGCCCGTCGACGACGAAAGCACCCCGCCGCTCGTTGGCGAGGCCGGGGCGGTCGGCGTCGAGCTCGACGATGGTTCCAAGGTGGCCGGATGGCTCACCTCGAGCCGTAAGCTCGAGCTCTACTCGGACGCGGTGGCCGACTTCGGATGGCCCGAGCAGGCGACGCCGGGCTACATCGAGTCGCATATCTCCCACCATCGGCTGGACGAGGACGCCGGGGACCTCGTTCTGGTGCCGACGTTCCGGCTGCCGACGCTCGTGCACACCCGATCGGGAAACGCGAAGTATCTCAACGAGATCAGCAACACCCATCCGCTGTGGGTCAACGGGCGCGACGCCGAGCGCCTGGACGTACGCACCGGAGACCTCGCGCGAGTGAGCACCCGCATCGGCTATTTCGTCGTACGAGTCTGGGTGACCGAGGGCATTCGTCCGGGCGTCGTCGCGCTCAGCCATCACATGGGCCGCTGGCGCCTGCACGAGTCCGACGGAAGCCGTTGGGTGACGGGGCACGTCGACCTCCAACGCTCCGACGAGGGTGTGTGGAAGCTGCGGCAGAAGACGGGCGTACGCCCCTTCGCGAGCAAGGACGCCGACTCCGAGCGGGTCCACTGGGAAGACGCGGGCGTGCACCAGAACCTCACCTTCCCGGTGCAGCCCGATCCGCTGTCCGGTATGCACTGTTGGCTGCAACAGGTCAGGGTGACGCCCGCGGAGGCCGGAGACGCGTACGGTGACATCGAGGTCGACGTACGAAAGTCGCAGGAGGTGTTTCGCGAATGGCTTGCGATGACGCGCCCTGGGCCGAACGCCGACGGCATGCGTCGACCCGAGTTCATGATGCGCCCCGTGAGCCCCAGGCGTGGGACATTTCGGGTGTCTGAGCAATGA
- the nrfD gene encoding polysulfide reductase NrfD: protein MKYGFAIDQRTCIGCHACTVACKTEHDVPVGQFRTWVKYVDAGEYPDTTRDFGVMRCNHCTDAPCVKICPTNALFKRDDGIVDFDGDSCIGCKSCMQACPYDAIYIDEDTNTAAKCNFCAHRVDEGLEPACVVVCPTHSIWVGDLDDEDSGIAKMIADNPTSVRSPEQNTGPNVFYLGADQAVLDPLEAPVRDTYLWANPDEQRLNTQDDFVGSDPTAATTLNTEHPRPWGWRVATYLWTKAAGAGAIAVAALALLFGTDLGAAGSVLAPVLAAAGAGATGVLLVWDLKRPERFYYLFTRPNNGSWLVRGGYCLLGLGAAAIVWFVVRILDIGGVSEVVAVLVIPAAGLAAGYTAFLFGQAEGRDLWQSPWLLWHLLVQALMVGAGLMVMANVVTGQSDAAIAFSVRALLVGVVGHVTISLVDLLGSHESRNAAVAASTLVRGRYARAFWMGSIALSVLALLVAVPAWNGSLPALAVVAGVLVQVSLVVHEFVYVRAAQDVPLS from the coding sequence ATGAAGTACGGATTCGCGATCGACCAGCGAACGTGCATCGGCTGTCACGCCTGCACGGTCGCGTGCAAGACCGAGCATGACGTGCCGGTCGGCCAGTTTCGTACGTGGGTCAAGTACGTCGACGCGGGGGAGTACCCGGACACCACGCGCGACTTCGGCGTGATGCGGTGCAATCACTGCACCGATGCGCCGTGCGTGAAGATCTGCCCGACGAACGCCCTGTTCAAGCGCGACGACGGCATCGTCGACTTCGACGGCGACAGCTGTATCGGCTGCAAGTCGTGTATGCAGGCTTGTCCGTACGACGCGATCTACATCGACGAGGACACCAACACCGCGGCCAAGTGCAACTTCTGCGCACACCGCGTCGACGAAGGGCTCGAGCCCGCGTGTGTCGTCGTGTGTCCGACACATTCGATCTGGGTGGGCGATCTCGATGATGAGGACTCCGGCATCGCGAAGATGATCGCCGACAACCCGACGAGCGTACGATCGCCGGAGCAGAACACCGGTCCGAACGTCTTCTACCTCGGTGCTGATCAGGCCGTGCTCGATCCGCTCGAGGCGCCGGTGCGCGACACGTACCTGTGGGCGAACCCGGACGAGCAGCGTCTGAACACCCAGGATGACTTCGTCGGCAGCGACCCGACCGCGGCGACCACCCTGAACACCGAACATCCGCGACCGTGGGGTTGGCGAGTCGCGACGTACTTGTGGACCAAGGCGGCCGGTGCCGGAGCGATCGCGGTCGCTGCGCTCGCGTTGCTGTTCGGCACTGACCTCGGCGCCGCGGGGTCGGTGCTGGCGCCGGTGCTCGCCGCGGCTGGTGCGGGAGCGACAGGCGTGTTGCTGGTCTGGGATCTGAAGCGCCCGGAGCGGTTCTACTACTTGTTCACCCGACCGAACAACGGCTCCTGGCTGGTCCGCGGCGGCTACTGCCTGTTGGGCCTCGGGGCCGCGGCCATCGTGTGGTTCGTCGTACGAATACTCGACATCGGCGGTGTCAGCGAGGTCGTGGCGGTGTTGGTCATACCTGCCGCCGGGCTCGCCGCCGGCTACACCGCCTTCCTGTTCGGTCAGGCCGAAGGCCGCGACCTCTGGCAGTCGCCGTGGCTGTTGTGGCACCTACTCGTACAGGCATTGATGGTCGGAGCCGGTTTGATGGTCATGGCGAACGTCGTGACCGGACAGTCCGACGCCGCGATTGCGTTCTCCGTAAGGGCTTTGCTCGTCGGAGTCGTCGGCCACGTCACGATCTCGCTGGTAGATCTTCTCGGCAGTCACGAGAGCAGGAACGCTGCTGTCGCAGCGAGCACCCTCGTACGCGGTCGGTACGCACGCGCGTTCTGGATGGGTTCCATCGCACTCTCGGTGCTCGCTCTGCTGGTTGCCGTACCCGCCTGGAACGGCTCCCTACCGGCACTCGCCGTCGTCGCCGGCGTTCTCGTCCAGGTCTCGCTCGTCGTACACGAGTTCGTGTACGTCCGCGCCGCACAAGACGTACCCCTTTCCTGA
- a CDS encoding HNH endonuclease has product MRTANLIDDVETTDGLDVAAAARAQLARIEAAQFDAVLAYLRQIAAEPLAQAGGVNEWTRYGGSGTPSVSEYAVAEVGPVLGLSANGARALIADALDLAYRLPRLYACLHDGSVDGWRIRKVARATREFTIAQASDADRRLSAANVDGTPLIARITMPRLQLVLDQIRFVDDPDGAEKKRREARRRRGVTIWFEDGVAHIAGTLSVDDGQRLDQRLDQLVESMRFLGDTRPDHILRSVAMGMVHEPDSLNDLYTLVADKTDDATGADVPAEPETEPEAESEPKPSKRRRSRRRGLRETVLYLHYDRCWGTWSLDDVGAITRSEAEQILGKSSRIVVKPVIDLETTISTTGYVAPPRLREQTALMNGLTCTFPYCKRPAKLGDYDHIRNYADGGPTDSRNGHRLCRFHHRAKTFTAWTVTCPAPGIWLWLSPAGRSYLVTAGTTTKLPGRTDATSVQEKRKRNAA; this is encoded by the coding sequence ATGAGGACGGCGAATCTGATCGACGATGTCGAGACCACCGATGGTCTCGACGTCGCTGCGGCCGCTCGTGCTCAGCTCGCCCGCATCGAGGCTGCGCAGTTCGATGCGGTGTTGGCGTATCTGCGGCAGATCGCTGCCGAGCCGCTCGCCCAGGCCGGTGGGGTGAATGAATGGACCCGGTACGGCGGATCAGGGACACCGTCGGTGTCGGAGTATGCGGTCGCCGAAGTCGGCCCCGTCCTCGGCCTGTCCGCCAACGGCGCCCGTGCGCTGATCGCCGATGCCCTGGATCTGGCGTATCGGCTGCCGCGGCTGTATGCGTGTCTGCATGACGGGAGTGTGGATGGGTGGCGGATCCGGAAAGTCGCCCGCGCCACCCGGGAGTTCACCATCGCCCAAGCCTCCGACGCCGACCGGCGGCTGTCGGCTGCGAATGTCGACGGGACCCCGCTGATCGCACGGATCACCATGCCGCGGCTGCAGCTGGTGCTCGATCAGATCCGGTTCGTCGACGACCCCGACGGCGCCGAAAAGAAGCGTCGCGAGGCACGCAGGCGGCGGGGTGTGACGATCTGGTTCGAAGACGGCGTCGCCCACATTGCAGGCACCCTGTCCGTTGACGACGGGCAGCGTCTCGACCAACGACTGGACCAGTTGGTGGAGTCGATGCGGTTCCTCGGCGACACCCGCCCCGACCACATCCTCCGATCCGTCGCGATGGGCATGGTCCACGAACCCGACAGCCTCAACGACCTCTACACCCTCGTCGCAGACAAAACCGACGACGCCACCGGCGCGGACGTACCCGCCGAGCCCGAGACTGAGCCTGAGGCCGAGTCTGAGCCGAAGCCGTCGAAGCGGCGCCGCAGCAGAAGGCGTGGGCTGCGGGAGACGGTGCTCTACCTTCATTACGACCGGTGCTGGGGCACCTGGTCACTCGACGACGTCGGCGCGATCACCCGGTCGGAGGCCGAACAGATCCTCGGCAAATCGTCGCGGATCGTGGTGAAGCCGGTCATCGATCTGGAGACGACGATCTCGACCACCGGATATGTCGCACCCCCGCGGCTACGCGAGCAGACCGCGCTGATGAACGGCCTCACCTGCACATTCCCGTACTGCAAGCGTCCGGCGAAACTCGGCGACTACGACCACATCCGTAACTATGCCGACGGCGGCCCGACGGATTCGAGAAATGGCCACCGGTTGTGTCGGTTCCATCATCGGGCGAAGACGTTCACCGCCTGGACCGTCACGTGCCCGGCACCCGGAATCTGGCTCTGGCTCTCACCCGCCGGACGTTCATACCTCGTCACCGCCGGCACCACCACCAAACTCCCCGGCCGAACAGACGCCACCAGCGTCCAAGAGAAGCGAAAACGTAACGCCGCCTGA
- a CDS encoding O-acetyl-ADP-ribose deacetylase, whose protein sequence is MTHRVDVLRGDITAQHVDAVVNAANRRMRGGGGVDGAIHRAGGPVILRDCVRRFPDGLATGRAGWTTAGDLPAHWVIHVVGPNHSAGERDPALLASCYSNALNVADELGARTLAFPLVSAGIYGWPLDDAARIAVRTLQGTATEVQTSTLVAFDDTAYAAIRAALD, encoded by the coding sequence ATGACGCATCGGGTCGACGTGTTGCGCGGTGACATCACCGCGCAACACGTCGATGCCGTCGTCAACGCGGCGAATCGGCGGATGCGCGGCGGCGGAGGCGTCGACGGCGCGATCCACCGGGCAGGCGGGCCGGTGATCCTGCGGGACTGTGTACGGCGGTTCCCCGACGGCCTGGCGACTGGTCGAGCCGGCTGGACCACTGCGGGCGACTTACCGGCACACTGGGTCATCCACGTCGTCGGCCCGAACCACTCCGCGGGCGAGCGTGACCCTGCGCTGCTTGCATCCTGCTACTCGAACGCGCTGAACGTCGCCGACGAGCTGGGCGCTCGTACGCTCGCGTTTCCGCTTGTTTCTGCCGGCATCTACGGTTGGCCGCTCGACGATGCCGCGCGGATCGCCGTCCGCACCTTGCAGGGCACGGCCACCGAGGTTCAGACCTCCACACTGGTTGCGTTCGACGACACCGCGTACGCGGCGATTCGAGCCGCTCTCGACTAG